A window from Jannaschia sp. S6380 encodes these proteins:
- a CDS encoding lytic transglycosylase domain-containing protein, translating into MFRFILPLLIALAACAPAPTDPDPAVREALPLHPGETPAVRALVNKWADHYDVPRSLVHRVIQRESDYRAAARNGPYYGMMQILPATARNMNFAGTPRQLLDADTALKYSIRYLRGAWMVSDGDEYEAMMWYAKGFYFEAKRRGLLQETGLRGTLWRDYDAGRRPLPSIDDTGRLVAEPPVPDCAPASGFAGLLGAETCA; encoded by the coding sequence GTGTTCCGTTTCATCCTGCCGCTTCTGATCGCGCTTGCCGCCTGTGCCCCCGCGCCCACCGACCCAGATCCGGCCGTGCGCGAGGCCCTGCCGCTCCATCCCGGCGAGACGCCGGCGGTGCGCGCTTTGGTCAACAAGTGGGCCGATCACTACGACGTGCCGCGCAGTCTCGTGCACCGCGTCATCCAGCGCGAGAGCGACTATCGCGCCGCCGCACGCAACGGGCCGTATTACGGCATGATGCAGATCCTGCCGGCCACGGCGCGGAACATGAACTTCGCGGGCACACCGCGGCAGCTGTTGGATGCGGATACGGCGCTGAAATACTCGATCCGCTACCTGCGCGGGGCCTGGATGGTGTCGGATGGCGACGAGTACGAGGCGATGATGTGGTATGCCAAGGGGTTCTACTTCGAGGCCAAGCGCCGGGGCCTGCTGCAGGAGACGGGTCTGCGCGGCACGCTCTGGCGCGACTACGACGCGGGGCGGCGTCCGCTGCCGTCGATCGACGATACCGGCCGCCTGGTCGCCGAGCCGCCCGTGCCCGACTGCGCGCCCGCCAGCGGCTTTGCGGGGCTTCTGGGCGCCGAGACCTGCGCCTGA
- a CDS encoding LacI family DNA-binding transcriptional regulator: MTRRNTRHQHLTLRDVSEASGVSEMTVSRVLRNRGDVSDKTRARVLEAARRLGYVPNKIAGALASNRVNLVAVIVPSLSNLVFPEMLAGVDEVLADTALQPVVGTTSYDPDKEERVLFEMLSWRPSGVVIAGLEHTDASRAMLANSGVPVVEVMDVDGDPVDAAVGISHWRAGYQVGTEIAARGYRRVGLLGTKMDGDHRARKRIEGLERALHEAGIAVADQMAYSGWSGFAKGREMTADMLSRTPDLDFLFYTNDLTGAGGLLYVLEKGLDVGGALGLAGFNAFTLLDGLPRKLATVDSRRREAGQVAARIITGTHVFDGEDRRVELAPTFLPGETMRPKP, from the coding sequence TTGACGCGTCGCAACACCCGCCATCAGCACCTGACCCTGCGCGACGTCTCGGAGGCGTCGGGCGTCAGCGAGATGACCGTGAGCCGGGTGCTGCGCAATCGCGGCGATGTCAGCGACAAGACCCGCGCCCGCGTCCTGGAGGCGGCGCGGCGGCTTGGCTACGTGCCCAACAAGATCGCCGGGGCGCTGGCGTCGAACCGGGTCAACCTGGTCGCGGTGATCGTGCCCAGCCTGTCGAACCTGGTCTTTCCCGAGATGCTGGCTGGCGTCGACGAGGTGTTGGCAGATACCGCGTTGCAGCCCGTCGTCGGCACCACCAGCTACGACCCCGACAAGGAGGAGCGGGTGCTTTTCGAGATGCTGTCCTGGCGTCCGTCCGGTGTGGTCATCGCGGGGCTGGAACATACCGACGCCAGCCGGGCGATGCTGGCCAATTCCGGCGTGCCCGTGGTCGAGGTGATGGATGTTGACGGCGACCCGGTCGACGCCGCCGTGGGCATCAGCCACTGGCGCGCGGGCTATCAGGTCGGGACCGAGATCGCGGCGCGGGGATATCGGCGGGTCGGCCTGCTGGGCACCAAGATGGATGGCGACCACCGCGCCCGCAAGCGGATCGAGGGGTTGGAGCGCGCGTTGCACGAGGCCGGGATCGCGGTGGCCGACCAGATGGCCTATTCCGGCTGGTCCGGCTTCGCCAAGGGCCGCGAGATGACGGCCGACATGCTGTCGCGCACGCCGGACCTGGATTTCCTGTTCTACACCAACGACCTGACCGGGGCGGGCGGGCTGCTCTATGTGTTGGAGAAGGGGTTGGACGTGGGCGGCGCGCTGGGATTGGCGGGGTTCAACGCGTTCACCCTGCTCGACGGGCTGCCGCGCAAGCTGGCCACGGTCGACAGCCGCAGGCGCGAGGCCGGGCAGGTCGCCGCGCGGATCATCACCGGCACCCATGTCTTCGATGGCGAGGACCGGCGCGTCGAGCTGGCACCCACATTCCTGCCGGGCGAAACCATGCGACCCAAGCCATAA
- a CDS encoding DUF1203 domain-containing protein — protein MRYQFEAMPSSVADWHRQNRQDEMGNRILLFQDGGTYPCRHCLKEASKEDGALLFSYRLHLPDSVYAQPTAVFLCKSDCTRHVGGKSVPEIVRNRFVALRAFHENGLMDYAMNTLSKGEDVGVEIERILANNEIAYINIHTALAGCMLCAVRRN, from the coding sequence ATGCGCTACCAGTTCGAAGCAATGCCATCGTCGGTGGCAGATTGGCACCGCCAAAACCGGCAAGATGAGATGGGAAACAGAATCCTGCTTTTTCAGGATGGTGGTACGTATCCCTGCCGCCACTGCCTCAAGGAAGCGAGTAAAGAGGATGGTGCCTTGCTCTTTTCCTACCGGCTCCACCTGCCCGACAGCGTCTATGCCCAGCCAACGGCTGTGTTCCTGTGCAAGAGCGATTGCACGCGTCACGTCGGCGGGAAAAGCGTGCCCGAAATAGTAAGAAACAGGTTCGTAGCCCTGCGCGCCTTTCACGAGAACGGGCTTATGGACTACGCGATGAACACCTTGTCCAAAGGGGAGGACGTCGGCGTCGAAATCGAGCGCATTCTGGCGAACAACGAGATTGCATACATCAATATCCATACAGCACTGGCCGGGTGCATGTTATGCGCGGTACGCCGAAACTAA
- a CDS encoding FkbM family methyltransferase — protein sequence MAIPDKMQARYFRGYGFEAPTIIDVGVLNGTPFLYDAFPDREFILVDPLEESRAAVADLWGGLNYSFHVVALGARKGRIEMEIDPRRLARTSGSRRLDGDAVLTRREVDVVRLDSLTEGLPGPFGLKIDTEGQELAVLAGATRTLKRCEFVIAETSIKKRFDGGYRFSEMIAFMAAQGFEVHSFLSGLTRAPRMSDVLFVPADSPRFDMAPKEV from the coding sequence ATGGCGATACCCGACAAGATGCAGGCCCGCTACTTCCGTGGCTACGGGTTCGAGGCGCCGACGATCATCGATGTCGGTGTGCTGAACGGCACACCGTTCCTCTACGACGCGTTCCCCGATCGCGAATTCATCCTGGTCGACCCGCTGGAGGAGAGCCGCGCGGCGGTGGCCGATCTCTGGGGCGGGCTGAACTACAGCTTCCACGTCGTGGCGCTGGGTGCGCGCAAGGGCCGGATCGAGATGGAGATCGACCCCCGCCGCCTGGCCCGAACGTCGGGCAGCCGGCGGCTGGATGGGGACGCGGTGCTGACCCGGCGCGAGGTCGACGTCGTTCGCCTGGACAGCCTGACCGAGGGTCTGCCCGGGCCGTTCGGCCTGAAGATCGACACCGAGGGGCAGGAGCTGGCCGTGCTGGCCGGTGCCACGCGCACGTTGAAGCGATGCGAGTTCGTGATCGCCGAGACCTCGATCAAGAAGCGTTTCGACGGCGGCTATCGCTTCTCGGAGATGATCGCCTTCATGGCGGCGCAGGGCTTCGAGGTGCACAGCTTCCTGAGCGGGCTGACCCGTGCGCCGCGCATGTCGGACGTGCTGTTCGTTCCGGCCGACAGCCCGCGTTTCGACATGGCCCCGAAGGAGGTCTGA
- a CDS encoding TetR family transcriptional regulator, translated as MSEADKQKSHERIIDAAARLFRENGISATSVSDVMQAAGLTQGGFYRHFASKEDLVAAAFERSADELLYKAEGGTAGEKRADYIAKYLSTGHVADPGQGCPFAANGSEVTRLGDCVRSEASDAIKRISAMLNSTEDKTADDGVATLALLVGTITLARLAQSDAEATQIVEAGKVAINRLNEAPLG; from the coding sequence ATGTCGGAAGCCGACAAACAAAAGAGCCATGAACGGATCATAGATGCGGCAGCGCGGCTGTTTCGGGAGAACGGCATCAGCGCCACCAGCGTATCGGACGTAATGCAAGCAGCGGGACTTACGCAGGGCGGGTTCTATCGCCACTTCGCTTCGAAGGAAGACCTTGTCGCCGCAGCGTTTGAGCGGTCTGCCGATGAGCTTTTGTACAAGGCGGAAGGGGGGACCGCAGGTGAAAAGCGCGCAGACTACATCGCAAAATATCTCTCAACCGGTCATGTGGCAGACCCCGGGCAAGGCTGCCCGTTCGCCGCGAACGGATCAGAGGTGACACGGCTCGGAGATTGTGTTCGGTCGGAAGCATCAGATGCGATCAAGCGGATCTCTGCCATGCTCAACAGTACAGAGGACAAGACCGCAGATGATGGCGTTGCAACCCTGGCGCTTTTGGTGGGGACGATAACACTTGCCCGGCTGGCTCAGTCCGACGCAGAAGCGACGCAGATTGTCGAGGCCGGCAAAGTCGCAATCAATCGACTGAACGAGGCCCCCCTAGGGTAA
- a CDS encoding metallophosphoesterase, translating into MDTLTIPFDTGRVVILGDLHLDSYERLAVDPIALLSLEYALQTADALILAGDLINGPARNWARVFDYLSQHVLPEKVCAFPGNHDYYTGSLGDDPLLERAAAKAGAQFVQKRVLQYGTTPFLCCTLWTDFDLLEDQPRAMSVAQQLMRDYSRIARPAPSSLALDDNHGGWIPQPWIKAEDVLRVHRDHRDWIVKALSVPHDAGSAGQTVVVTHHGPHPDVAGAIDALTASFHSDLSNLIAGYQPDAWFFGHSHRRLRAKVSQTDIRNVSIGYAEELARASTSYLREACIWESRHGSE; encoded by the coding sequence ATGGACACGCTTACCATCCCCTTCGACACCGGTCGCGTCGTGATCCTCGGAGACCTTCATCTGGACAGCTACGAACGGCTGGCCGTCGACCCGATCGCACTTCTGAGCCTTGAATACGCGCTGCAAACAGCAGACGCGCTCATCCTCGCGGGCGACCTGATCAACGGGCCTGCAAGGAACTGGGCGCGGGTCTTCGACTATCTGTCGCAGCATGTCCTGCCGGAGAAGGTCTGCGCGTTCCCGGGCAATCACGATTATTACACTGGCAGCCTTGGCGATGACCCCCTGCTGGAACGCGCGGCGGCGAAAGCCGGCGCGCAGTTCGTGCAGAAGCGGGTTCTGCAATACGGAACGACCCCCTTTCTGTGCTGCACGCTCTGGACCGACTTCGATCTGCTGGAGGATCAGCCGAGGGCGATGAGCGTCGCTCAGCAATTGATGCGAGACTATTCCAGGATTGCGAGACCTGCGCCGAGCAGTCTGGCACTGGATGACAACCACGGCGGATGGATTCCGCAGCCCTGGATCAAGGCGGAAGATGTCCTGCGTGTTCACCGGGATCATCGTGATTGGATCGTCAAGGCACTATCGGTGCCGCACGATGCGGGTAGCGCGGGGCAGACCGTCGTCGTGACGCATCACGGGCCGCACCCCGATGTCGCTGGCGCTATCGATGCTCTCACAGCGTCGTTTCATTCAGACCTGAGCAATCTGATCGCAGGCTATCAGCCGGACGCCTGGTTCTTCGGGCATTCCCACAGACGGCTCCGCGCCAAGGTCAGTCAAACGGACATCCGCAACGTCTCGATCGGCTACGCCGAGGAATTGGCGCGCGCGTCCACATCCTATCTGCGCGAGGCCTGCATCTGGGAGAGCCGTCATGGATCCGAATGA
- a CDS encoding GSCFA domain-containing protein: MNKPSATTFNFQHTRQESVFRTWFRGEHTNFNPDFARMAEADAALKWVTQGWEPSARTVTPETRITAFGSCFAANISNWLARRNYNILTRDEGSNAYVVKCGEGMVNSFVIRQQFEWAFEGRRFEEALWHGYDAESYGYDEEVRRQTLEIFSKTDLFILTFGLSEVWYDKVTGGVFWRSIPQEAYDPSRHKFRVTTVEENKDNIRAIHDLIRKHRPDAKIICTLSPVPLIATFRPVSCISANSVSKAVLRVALDELMRELGDEGHLHYWPSYEIVTDVFHSPFKQDRRHLPRAVLDFIMMLFEQVWCERQPTDAEMLRHWIAALSASGLVSDRLEGAIKEDSLTALRRIMAKRKLARHPEAEAAIRAQLERLEGMLKA; this comes from the coding sequence ATGAACAAGCCGTCGGCCACCACCTTCAACTTTCAGCACACCCGGCAGGAAAGCGTGTTCCGCACCTGGTTCCGGGGCGAGCACACCAACTTCAACCCCGATTTCGCCCGCATGGCCGAGGCGGATGCGGCGCTGAAATGGGTCACGCAGGGATGGGAACCGTCGGCCCGCACGGTCACGCCCGAGACCCGGATCACGGCCTTCGGGTCCTGTTTCGCGGCCAATATCTCCAACTGGCTGGCGAGGCGGAACTACAACATCCTGACCCGCGACGAGGGGTCGAACGCCTATGTCGTGAAATGCGGCGAGGGGATGGTGAACAGCTTCGTCATCCGCCAGCAGTTCGAATGGGCCTTCGAGGGGCGCCGCTTCGAGGAGGCGCTCTGGCATGGCTACGACGCCGAGAGCTATGGCTATGACGAGGAGGTCCGCCGGCAGACGCTGGAGATCTTCTCGAAGACGGACCTGTTTATCCTGACCTTCGGCCTTAGCGAGGTCTGGTACGACAAGGTGACGGGCGGCGTCTTCTGGCGGTCCATCCCGCAGGAGGCCTACGACCCGTCGCGCCACAAGTTCCGCGTCACGACCGTCGAGGAGAACAAGGACAACATCCGCGCGATCCACGACCTGATCCGCAAGCACCGGCCCGACGCCAAGATCATCTGCACGCTGTCGCCCGTGCCCCTGATCGCGACGTTTCGGCCGGTCAGCTGCATCAGCGCGAACTCGGTATCGAAGGCCGTGCTGCGCGTCGCCCTGGACGAGCTGATGCGCGAGCTGGGCGATGAGGGCCATCTGCACTACTGGCCCAGCTACGAGATCGTGACGGATGTCTTCCATTCGCCCTTCAAGCAGGATCGCCGCCACCTGCCGCGCGCGGTGCTCGACTTCATCATGATGCTGTTCGAACAGGTCTGGTGCGAACGGCAGCCCACCGACGCCGAGATGCTGCGCCACTGGATCGCCGCGCTGTCGGCGTCGGGCCTCGTCTCGGACCGGTTGGAGGGCGCGATCAAGGAGGACAGCCTGACCGCGCTGCGCCGGATCATGGCCAAGCGCAAACTCGCCCGCCACCCGGAGGCGGAGGCGGCGATCCGCGCGCAGCTGGAACGCCTCGAAGGAATGCTGAAGGCGTGA
- a CDS encoding AAA family ATPase: MPGARFAPLILVGSPGIGKSYWARRLAHHLSVPTTKIDATGEPATFALVGSQRGWSSAHPGKVMKTILQERHGGPLVILDEVEKARETYSTRGSRHTLTDALLPLLERMTAASWECPFFQIKFDMSWINWVMTANSRQGLPEPLQSRCIVLDLPDLTLEQLRGFACSEGRRRGLPEPALAAVLDIFEGDAVANARLSLRMVSRMLDRAEMLAQLPMLN; this comes from the coding sequence CTGCCGGGCGCACGGTTCGCTCCGCTGATCCTGGTTGGCTCGCCGGGCATCGGGAAGAGTTACTGGGCAAGACGGCTCGCCCATCACCTGTCCGTCCCTACGACCAAGATCGACGCGACTGGTGAGCCCGCAACCTTTGCGCTTGTCGGCTCCCAACGCGGCTGGAGCAGCGCGCATCCCGGCAAAGTAATGAAGACGATTCTCCAAGAACGACACGGCGGACCGCTCGTCATTCTGGATGAGGTCGAGAAGGCGAGAGAAACATATTCCACGCGGGGTAGCCGGCATACCTTGACCGACGCACTCCTTCCGCTGCTGGAGCGGATGACGGCGGCGAGCTGGGAGTGCCCGTTCTTCCAAATCAAGTTCGACATGTCCTGGATCAACTGGGTCATGACCGCAAACAGCAGGCAAGGATTGCCGGAGCCACTTCAGAGCCGGTGCATAGTGCTGGATCTGCCCGATCTGACCTTAGAGCAGTTACGCGGCTTTGCCTGCAGCGAAGGCAGGCGACGTGGCTTGCCGGAACCGGCATTGGCGGCTGTGCTCGACATCTTCGAGGGCGATGCGGTCGCCAACGCCCGCCTCAGCCTGCGGATGGTCAGCCGGATGCTGGACCGGGCCGAGATGCTTGCCCAACTACCGATGTTAAATTGA
- a CDS encoding glycosyltransferase family 2 protein: protein MKPVRENATAMVARLPKGGRGAEIGTHEGRWTRALVDIAQPAALTLIDPWAEDPEQDARPHAYVAPQVERDAQHDAVRAAFPQAMVLRAPSTEALTVMPDASLDWIFLDGNKQYDFVLADLEQAARIVRPGGSIAGCGWHWGAELGRPVRAALGDVAARLGGAEVERLGQFWRIVRPWTGTLAPRPAEERFLIVSTMKNEAPYILEWVAHHQAIGFTDFLVFTNDCDDTTDPLLDRLEARGVLTHQVNTVLRRGPHKSALKWAKDHVLRHKATWILIADVDEFINVRAGDGTVPGLMRDLGPETDVVSFPWKVFGNGGVEAFADAPLTAQFTACEPLPRRGGRRFRDVKTMFRRPEAMYHFGLHRPRIREEWRDRIVWKTPAGDDISARMNAGQAWMMPWGASQDAAYMHHYPLRSLEAYILKKNRGRANHVGEDLGRDYWDKWNMSGGRDATLVQGAPGFADALAGLRADRATRQLHKQGVAWHRAQFADLMREPRYRALWDELKTGTAADQSA, encoded by the coding sequence GTGAAACCCGTGCGCGAGAACGCCACCGCCATGGTCGCGCGCCTGCCCAAGGGCGGGCGGGGCGCCGAGATCGGCACCCACGAGGGCCGTTGGACCCGCGCGCTGGTCGACATCGCGCAGCCTGCCGCCCTGACGCTGATCGATCCCTGGGCCGAGGATCCCGAGCAGGACGCGCGGCCCCATGCCTATGTCGCCCCCCAGGTGGAACGCGACGCGCAGCACGACGCGGTCCGGGCGGCCTTTCCCCAGGCCATGGTCCTGCGGGCCCCTTCGACGGAGGCGCTGACCGTGATGCCGGACGCATCGCTGGACTGGATCTTCCTCGACGGCAACAAGCAGTACGACTTCGTCCTGGCCGACCTGGAACAGGCCGCCCGCATCGTCCGCCCCGGCGGCTCGATCGCCGGCTGCGGATGGCATTGGGGCGCGGAACTGGGCCGCCCGGTGCGGGCCGCCTTGGGCGACGTGGCCGCCCGGCTGGGCGGGGCCGAGGTGGAACGGCTGGGACAGTTCTGGCGCATCGTTCGGCCCTGGACCGGAACTTTGGCGCCCCGCCCGGCCGAGGAGCGGTTCCTGATCGTCTCGACCATGAAGAACGAGGCGCCCTACATCCTCGAATGGGTCGCACATCATCAGGCCATCGGCTTCACCGATTTCCTCGTCTTCACCAACGATTGCGACGATACGACCGATCCATTGCTGGATCGGCTGGAGGCGCGGGGCGTGCTGACGCATCAGGTCAACACCGTCCTGCGGCGTGGCCCGCACAAGTCGGCGCTGAAATGGGCCAAGGACCATGTCCTGCGCCACAAGGCGACCTGGATCCTGATCGCCGATGTCGACGAGTTCATCAATGTCCGCGCAGGTGACGGCACCGTCCCGGGCCTGATGCGCGACCTGGGCCCCGAGACCGACGTGGTGAGCTTTCCCTGGAAGGTCTTCGGCAATGGCGGCGTCGAGGCCTTCGCCGACGCGCCGCTGACGGCCCAGTTCACCGCCTGCGAGCCGCTGCCCCGCCGGGGCGGGCGCCGGTTCCGCGACGTCAAGACGATGTTCCGCCGGCCCGAGGCGATGTACCATTTCGGCCTGCACCGCCCCCGCATCCGCGAGGAATGGCGCGACCGGATCGTCTGGAAGACGCCTGCGGGCGACGACATCAGCGCGCGCATGAACGCGGGCCAGGCCTGGATGATGCCCTGGGGTGCCAGCCAGGACGCGGCCTACATGCACCACTATCCGCTGCGCTCGCTCGAGGCGTATATCCTCAAGAAGAACCGCGGGCGGGCCAACCATGTCGGCGAGGATCTGGGGCGCGACTACTGGGACAAGTGGAACATGTCGGGCGGCCGCGACGCCACGCTGGTGCAGGGTGCGCCGGGCTTCGCTGACGCACTGGCCGGACTGCGCGCCGACCGCGCCACGCGGCAGCTGCACAAGCAGGGCGTCGCCTGGCACCGGGCGCAATTCGCGGACCTGATGCGGGAGCCGCGCTATCGCGCACTCTGGGACGAACTCAAGACGGGCACGGCGGCGGATCAATCCGCCTGA
- a CDS encoding L-serine ammonia-lyase, whose translation MFLSIFDIFKPGIGPSSSHTMGPMVAAERFLDALRGGAEPEPGSGAAAHLTATLHGSLAWTGKGHATDRAVMLGLLGHSPARVDMDRAEADLARLSETGTLAPEGLPDLRFDPEADLAFDWGPPLPGHANGLVLRAFDAAGHLHMQETYYSVGGGFVVTERELSDPPDLHAAKAEAGFPHPFGSAAEMLAMAQATGQSIARMKWQNEAVLTPEGELGARIDAIWRAMDGCIDRGLAQDGILPGGLSVRRRARAIHEQLRAEAGLNLAQPHVVNDWLSVYAMAVNEENAAGGAVVTSPTNGAAGVVPSVIRYYRDHCVGASPEGIRTFLLTAAAIGGLIKHNASISGAEVGCQGEVGSASAMAAAGFCAALGGTPEQVENAAEIALEHHLGMTCDPAAGLVQVPCIERNGLGAIKAVSAASLSLRGDGTHFMPLDNCIEAMRQTGRDMSEKYKETSQGGLAVNLPEC comes from the coding sequence ATGTTCCTGAGCATCTTCGACATCTTCAAACCGGGCATCGGGCCGTCCTCCTCACACACGATGGGGCCGATGGTGGCGGCCGAACGGTTCCTCGACGCCTTGCGCGGCGGCGCCGAGCCCGAGCCCGGATCGGGCGCCGCGGCGCATCTGACCGCCACGCTGCACGGGTCGCTGGCCTGGACGGGCAAGGGCCACGCGACCGACCGGGCAGTGATGCTGGGGCTGCTGGGCCATTCCCCCGCCCGCGTCGACATGGATCGCGCCGAGGCCGACCTGGCCCGGCTGAGCGAGACCGGGACCCTGGCCCCCGAGGGTCTGCCGGACCTGCGTTTCGACCCCGAGGCGGATCTGGCCTTCGACTGGGGCCCGCCCCTGCCCGGCCATGCCAACGGGCTGGTGCTGCGCGCCTTCGACGCGGCGGGGCACCTGCATATGCAGGAGACGTATTATTCTGTCGGCGGCGGGTTCGTCGTGACCGAACGAGAGCTTTCTGATCCGCCCGACCTGCATGCCGCCAAGGCCGAGGCGGGCTTTCCCCATCCGTTCGGATCCGCCGCCGAGATGCTGGCGATGGCGCAGGCCACGGGGCAAAGCATCGCCCGGATGAAATGGCAGAACGAGGCCGTGCTGACGCCCGAGGGCGAGCTGGGCGCCCGGATCGACGCGATCTGGCGCGCCATGGACGGTTGCATCGACCGCGGGCTGGCGCAGGACGGCATCCTGCCGGGCGGGCTGTCGGTGCGGCGCCGCGCGCGGGCCATCCACGAACAGCTGCGCGCCGAGGCGGGCCTGAACCTGGCGCAGCCGCATGTCGTGAACGACTGGCTGTCGGTCTATGCCATGGCCGTAAACGAGGAGAACGCCGCCGGCGGCGCGGTCGTCACCTCGCCCACCAACGGTGCAGCGGGCGTCGTGCCCAGCGTGATCCGTTACTACCGCGACCATTGTGTCGGCGCCTCGCCCGAGGGCATCCGGACGTTCCTGCTGACGGCGGCGGCGATCGGCGGCCTCATCAAGCACAACGCCTCGATCTCGGGGGCCGAGGTCGGTTGCCAGGGCGAGGTGGGGTCGGCCTCGGCCATGGCGGCGGCGGGGTTCTGCGCCGCACTGGGCGGCACGCCCGAACAGGTCGAGAACGCCGCCGAGATCGCCTTGGAGCATCACCTGGGCATGACCTGCGATCCGGCCGCCGGTCTGGTGCAGGTGCCGTGCATCGAGCGCAACGGCCTGGGCGCGATCAAGGCGGTGTCGGCCGCGTCGCTGTCGCTGCGCGGCGACGGGACGCATTTCATGCCGCTCGACAATTGCATCGAGGCCATGCGCCAGACCGGGCGCGACATGTCCGAGAAGTACAAGGAGACGTCGCAGGGCGGGCTGGCCGTCAACCTGCCCGAGTGCTGA
- a CDS encoding lysophospholipid acyltransferase family protein — protein MRDLSYRLQAAGLRLLLACISVLPLRWRRRVMAWVTEWAVRLTPLRRRARANLRLVWPDMAEDTRRRILRDATRNIGRTLTGIWYNADFAREVADLPAGGPGLDTLRAAHAEGRGAIVVSGHFGQWEAIRHVLRREGMETGAIYRPNNNPYYEPIFREGIEQGGQPIIAKGRAGNRDLLRHLRAGGFVALLPDQFVKGAPLIPFLGHPARTSLAAAELALRYDLPLVPAFAPEVDGRIRIVFEAAIPHSDAETMMRDFNDRLSSWVTRHPSQWHWLHLRWKAKGGRKARARADQG, from the coding sequence ATGAGAGACCTGTCCTACCGTCTTCAGGCCGCCGGCCTGCGCCTGCTGCTGGCCTGCATCTCGGTGCTGCCGCTGCGGTGGCGGCGGCGGGTCATGGCATGGGTGACCGAATGGGCCGTGCGTCTGACGCCCCTGCGCCGTCGGGCACGGGCCAACCTGCGCCTGGTCTGGCCGGACATGGCCGAGGACACGCGGCGGCGCATCCTGCGCGACGCCACCCGCAACATCGGCCGCACGCTGACCGGCATCTGGTACAACGCCGATTTCGCCCGCGAGGTCGCAGACCTGCCCGCCGGGGGGCCCGGCCTCGACACGCTGCGCGCGGCGCATGCCGAGGGTCGGGGCGCGATCGTCGTCTCGGGCCATTTCGGCCAGTGGGAGGCGATCCGCCACGTCCTTCGGCGCGAGGGGATGGAGACCGGCGCGATCTATCGCCCCAACAACAACCCCTATTACGAACCCATCTTCCGCGAGGGGATCGAACAGGGCGGCCAGCCGATCATCGCCAAGGGCCGGGCCGGCAACCGCGACCTGCTGCGCCACCTGCGGGCGGGCGGGTTCGTGGCCCTGCTGCCCGACCAGTTCGTCAAGGGCGCGCCGCTGATCCCGTTCCTGGGCCATCCGGCGCGTACGTCGCTGGCCGCCGCCGAACTGGCGCTGCGCTACGACCTGCCGCTGGTGCCTGCCTTCGCGCCCGAAGTGGACGGCCGCATACGGATCGTGTTCGAGGCGGCGATCCCCCATTCCGACGCCGAGACGATGATGCGCGACTTCAACGACCGCCTGTCGTCGTGGGTGACGCGCCATCCGTCGCAATGGCACTGGCTGCACCTGCGCTGGAAGGCCAAGGGTGGGCGAAAGGCCCGTGCGCGTGCCGATCAAGGATAG
- a CDS encoding class I SAM-dependent methyltransferase, with product MAGKRDETRRRMLETLPRGGVGAEVGVWEGRFSETILEVCAPARLHLIDPWEYDPRFNNTGFGRKKNAERMPQMHEMVAAKFAGDDRVVLHRATSQEALLEMEDHSLDWVYIDGNHNEPFVGMDLALACKKVRPGGVIAGDDYHWNDGEGTPVRDAVARIMEKLGDAATLETMGQQYIIRLAG from the coding sequence ATGGCAGGAAAACGCGACGAGACGAGACGCCGGATGCTGGAGACGTTGCCCAGGGGCGGCGTGGGCGCCGAGGTCGGGGTCTGGGAAGGCCGGTTCAGCGAAACCATCCTGGAGGTCTGCGCGCCTGCGCGCCTGCACCTGATCGACCCCTGGGAATACGACCCCCGGTTCAACAACACCGGCTTCGGGCGCAAGAAGAACGCCGAGCGGATGCCGCAGATGCACGAGATGGTCGCCGCGAAATTCGCCGGCGACGACCGCGTCGTCCTGCACCGCGCCACCTCGCAGGAGGCACTGCTGGAGATGGAGGACCACAGCCTCGACTGGGTCTATATCGACGGCAATCACAACGAACCCTTCGTGGGGATGGATCTGGCGCTGGCCTGCAAGAAGGTCCGCCCGGGCGGCGTCATCGCGGGTGACGACTATCACTGGAACGACGGCGAGGGCACGCCCGTCCGCGACGCCGTTGCGCGCATCATGGAAAAGCTGGGCGATGCCGCCACTCTGGAGACGATGGGCCAGCAATACATCATCCGCCTGGCCGGCTGA